In a single window of the Nicotiana tomentosiformis chromosome 8, ASM39032v3, whole genome shotgun sequence genome:
- the LOC104108282 gene encoding probable aminotransferase TAT2, whose translation METNGVKVKANLSDGVNNQEIETPNNITIKGILGLLMANVETTEDEDEENGGNFKKNKRKKKVISLGMGDPTAYSCFHSPDVAQNAVLETLASHKFNGYSPTVGLPQTRRAIADYLSRDLPEKLCADDVYVTAGCTQAIEIALSILARPGANILLPRPGFPIYALCAAFRHIEVRYFDLVPDKGWEVDLNAVEALVDRNTIGIVVINPGNPCGNVYSYQHLQEIAETAKKLRTIVIADEVYGHLAFGAKPFVSMGVFGAIAPVLTLGSLSKRWLVPGWRLGWLVTNDPNGTFKNPKFVERIKKYCDICGGPATFIQAAVPRIIQQTEEFFFRKTINLLKWTADICCEKIKEIPCISCPHKPEGSMAVMVKLNLSLLTDISDDIDFCFKLAKEESVILLPGLAVGLKNWIRITFAADPSSLEEALGRLKLFCQRHSIQQNGHC comes from the exons ATGGAGACGAATGGGGTGAAAGTGAAAGCAAATTTGAGTGACGGAGTTAACAACCAAGAAATTGAAACCCCAAATAATATTACAATCAAAGGCATTCTTGGATTGTTAATGGCTAATGTAGAAACAactgaagatgaagatgaagaaaatggtggaaatttcaagaaaaataagAGGAAGAAGAAGGTGATATCATTGGGAATGGGTGATCCTACTGCTTATTCTTGTTTCCATTCTCCTGATGTTGCACAAAATGCTGTTCTTGAAACTCTTGCTTCTCACAAATTCAATGGTTATTCTCCTACTGTTGGCCTTCCTCAAACCAGACG GGCAATTGCAGATTATTTGTCGCGTGACCTTCCAGAAAAGTTATGTGCAGATGATGTTTATGTCACAGCTGGTTGCACTCAAGCCATTGAAATAGCCTTATCAATTCTGGCTCGCCCCGGTGCTAACATATTGCTACCAAGGCCTGGTTTCCCTATTTATGCACTTTGTGCCGCCTTTAGACACATCGAAGTTAGATACTTTGATCTTGTTCCAGACAAGGGCTGGGAGGTTGATCTCAATGCCGTCGAAGCTCTAGTTGATCGTAACACTATTGGCATAGTTGTTATAAATCCGGGGAATCCTTGTGGAAATGTTTATAGTTATCAGCATCTTCAAGAG ATTGCAGAAACTGCTAAGAAGCTTAGGACCATAGTGATTGCGGATGAAGTATACGGGCACCTTGCTTTTGGAGCTAAACCATTTGTGTCGATGGGAGTTTTTGGAGCCATTGCTCCCGTGCTTACTCTTGGTTCTTTATCTAAGCGATGGTTAGTTCCTGGCTGGCGCCTCGGTTGGCTTGTCACAAATGATCCCAATGGCACCTTCAAAAATCCGAAG TTTGTTGAGCGCATTAAGAAGTATTGTGACATTTGCGGAGGTCCAGCTACCTTTATACAG GCGGCGGTCCCTCGCATTATTCAGCAAACCGAAGAATTTTTCTTCAGGAAAACCATTAACTTGTTGAAGTGGACAGCAGACATTTGTTGCGAAAAGATAAAGGAGATTCCTTGTATTAGCTGTCCACATAAACCAGAAGGCTCAATGGCTGTAATG GTGAAGCTGAATCTATCACTTTTGACAGACATTAGCGATGATATTGACTTCTGTTTCAAACTGGCGAAAGAAGAATCTGTTATACTCCTTCCAG GACTCGCTGTTGGTCTAAAAAACTGGATTAGAATAACCTTCGCGGCGGATCCATCTTCTCTTGAAGAAGCACTAGGAAGGCTCAAGTTGTTCTGTCAAAGGCATTCAATTCAACAAAATGGTCATTGTTGA